The Helianthus annuus cultivar XRQ/B chromosome 15, HanXRQr2.0-SUNRISE, whole genome shotgun sequence genomic sequence CTTCGCCACTACTCTTAAGGGTTGTTTGGCTAACATGAATTAATGGGTTTTCAAGGGAATTAGAATTTAAACCTCATTACTTGGTATGTTATAcaaaattttttatttatatttgttaatTTTAAGGAACAATTTTGCCTTTATAGGTTTTTTTGCATTTAAATAAATGTACAAATGAATTTTCAAAGGAATTTACTAAACTCCAATTtaaattctaattctaatttctaaatcattttacaaaccaaACACCCCCTCAGTTTCTCGTTTGGGCCTTTTAAATTTAACCCAAAAAAATAAATCTTCTTTACTATAGAATAAAAGAAAACACtttaggacacttgtcattatattaagagcatctcttatagataattattgttttagtttaatcttttctaattaattatagataaccatcctactaaatattatttagtttaatatcttatggataattattatttagtttaatcttcttctcatttataatattatttatttgaattaattattacttttatatttatctatttacttcaaattcaaacttaattatctaatttgatattaaGTATAAATTTGAACATTTGGTTTactttggtatcaaatagattttaagaaacttaaaataaaattaactaatattatatatcatttatacatttacggagttttaaataaagggttaaatttattgagacttcgttaacaaattttgcaacaacagaataatctatttttatcacgaaaaccaaactttgtgttaatatattaaatatttttattttcactatacaaaattacatttgctcgacccatgtaatacacgaggttttttaagatataactttttattatttaataaataaaattatatttttttaacccatgcaataaatgaggtttttaaaatatattattttattatttagtgtataaaatttatttatttaacccgtgtaatacacggggttataacctaggtAATGTAATACACTAATTCCACATTTCCAACACTTGCTTTTTTTATTGCTTTGTTCTCTGTTGTCCCGATCCACCTAAACCCACCAAAGTCGGCCCAAATAAACCTTTAAGCTTCATTGTAAAGCCCATTAATTTTTCTTTGTTGTTTATTTACCCAAACTAAATGAGTAATCATAGTCCATTAATTTTTCTTTCAATGCTATGGCCCAATGGATAGAATAGAACTTTCAAGGGTCTTCCTTCACACGTTACCTTTAATGCTTTTAAATTAAAGCAATTAATTTATGCTTTTAAATCTTTAATTAATGCTTTTAAATTCAAGCAATTAATTTTCTTCAAGAATTATTCATAACAATTTATTAGCTCCTTTAATCTGTTTGACTGAATTTGTTCTCATATTTTTTATGACTTATTTTCaaatgggttattggattttatcacccttaactattggctattggccgctgccacccccaactatcactttgactcccgtcacccccaacttaacacttagtgtgtccTGTCATCatatcactaacttttgatcatgttactatacttttgagGGTGTCCGAAAATCCCTAAAACCTTCccaagatccctatgacacccaaAAAAGTGTagtaacaggatcaaaagttagtgaccAGTTAACGACGCGGTGACAGAACACaataagtgttaagttgggggtgacgggcCTCAAAgggatagttgggggtggcagcggccaatagaCAATAGTTGAGcgtgataaaatctaataaccctttTCAAAATGCAAAAACACTATAAAGTAATATATTTTGTATTAATATCGATGTTTATTTTTTTGGAACGGCGACTTTCTTGTATTAGGTTACCGCACTCCCCAAATTGGAGAGCCACGTTGCCCCACTCTggccagactatgttgtcttaactaGACTCACGCTGGCTTCAGAGTTTGGCTTGGCCGTTCCCTCGGGAAACCATACCGTTGGCTGCCACTTGATAGTCGTTATGCCACCACAAGAGCAGAACTCTCTGACGTAATACACGGTGAGACGAAAACCCGGGTGAGCTCAGGATAGAGCCTGACACCTCTACAAAGTGGCTAGGTTCTATCTATCATTGCCTTATCCACCAAAAAGTGACACAAGTTAGGATTAATACAAAATAGAGTGTACCTAAAATATATCAAGGTCTGGTGAACGGCTAGCTACCCATGTATCTCTGCTTCATGGTTGCAACAAAAGGTTACACCAAATGTTTAAAGTACAAAGTCACTAAGGAATAATGGTTTCTCCTCACATGAAAAGTTTGGTAATTGTTGTTATATTAATAACATCTAGAAAAAGAGTTAATAGATATTACTTTGAACTTTGATCATACCAAACGAGAGGGTTTATACTATAGTTAATTTTGGCCTCATGACTTTTAGCATATTTACTTTTAGGTTTTTATGTAGCcttaaaaagaaaatatataaaaacattTTCTTGACCaccctaaaaataaaaattaacatTGATTTTGGAATATGAAGCAAGACTGACTAAAAAACTAAACAATTAACATAGTGATGCACCATCTGATTTCAAGTCAAGATCGGCTGTGGTTTGTACTTGAGCAGCATACTGCAAGTTCCACAACACATCCTCGAAAGATGGTCGGTTTGTTGGTTCAGGCGATATACATTTGTTTGTGATCGATATCACAATCGATAAAGACTCTTGAGAGCATGTTGTCAACACGATCGGATCCACAATTCGTTGTCTCCCATCTTGGCTTCCAAAAGAGGTCTGTTCAAATTCAGGAAAGAAACATTTACACATTAAACTCAAACCAACACCCTCCAAAAGGTTGTTGTCGAACGCTATAGCTAACGTACCATTTCGTTTAGCAAAAACGCTTCGCCTTTGCCACTTACTACCGGGCCCACAAGTGCTTCGAGCAAAATGAACCCAAAATCATACACATCGTCCGCTAGCTTCTTTAAACGCCTGTGACACACATTTTCATAGTAAGATTCAATAGCAAAACATGTGCATTTAGTTATTAAAGGCGTCAGGcacactcaaggcgcataggcctcacctggggcctaggcgcatagcgcaaaaaaagcgagggcTGAGAAAAATAAGGCGTATAAtgaaaaaaactaaaacatattatgtattagaaaaagaatactattctttaaataaaataaacaaaattctatcatataaaactttatatcatctatttagtacaaaaaaaaattctaaaatattGATGTATTAGTGTAAaaaagtagttttccttagaTAAAAGAAGAATTCTGGCTAGAATCTTGTCGGAATTTAGAGACTTTGGGTGGAAACTCTCaggaatctaggaatctcgccggAATGTGCGCCTAAACCATCACCtagagaattaaagcgcaatttcctcgacttaaagcgcaactgactcgcctcgcctgaaaaatTGGCCTAGGcacaagaggcgatggcttttaacaactatgtaTAAATCTTTATAAAGAAGTTACTTACCATGATTTAGATCCATCTCCCTTTGCCTACATTAGAAACACAGTTGATTAAATACACAATGATATGATGCCAAAACTATAACAAGATTATAAGAGACATACACCTCAAGTTTTTCTAGTTCTCCTGTGATGACAGACATTCCATAATCACTCAACTTTGCGATTCGATAATCATCAAGCAATATGTTGTTTGTCTTTAAACGGTTGCTAGAAGAAGCTGGGATCACTCCCGAGTGTAGAAAGTGTACAGCTTTTGCAACTCCTATCAAAACCGCTAGTCGGTCTGGCCACTTAAGTACTCTTTCTGAAGCATTCTCTACATATGACAATATTGTTGAGTtagaaacaaaatataactcgggTGACCACTGACCAGTGAGTCAGTGACCATCCTAGTCAGTGGTCACCGAGTTTTATAACCAATGTGGTCATGGTTAGCAACAACCTGAGAGAAAAGCGCGAAAATTTCCATTAGATACGTATTCATACACGAGGAAGATTCTGCTAGAGGTAGAATCTTCTACTCCACTGTCGTCGATGCAATAACCCAAGAAGCTAACCAGATGCGGGTGCCGAAGCTTTGAAATCAAATCCAACCGGACTTTCAGGTTTCGTTTCGAGCATTTTTTGAACAATGAAAGCGATCTTATAGCAACATAGCTTCCGTTTTCTAGTCTCCCTTTGTAAACCTACAAGCAAACTCATCATCCATGTGTATTGCAGGGTTAATCACATCATGGGTTTGTTCGATCGGTTTTGACAAAAATTCAGGTCAACCTACGGTTTTAGGAAAATACAAACCAAACCGGAGGGGTTGGTTGATGGTTCGGTATTGTTGGTTTTTGGTTTTAgacaaaaatatatattaatttttttttaattttttttttaaatataaggtTATTTTATGAATACGATACCTATACATAACTTTATATACCTAAGATAAATAATACATGTTAAACGGTCAGTTTGGTTTGCACAGTGAAAACCTAACCATGAACAGGCCCATACATATTTTAAACCAACCAAACTAGTCGACTTTTTTCGGTTTGGACAGCTCTATCGGTTTCAACGGTTTTGAACACAAATGGTTGATCATATAAGTTCAAAATCTTCAATTAGTTGCTTTAACATCAATGATACCTTCCCAATAGATCCTTCACCCAAAAACACCGATTGATCGAAGTTGCTAGTGGCCTCTACTAAATCTTCCATGGAAAACACTCGACATGATGTCGAAACCTGCGTTCCACCTGGTTCCGATGCTTCAGAAACAACCCCTGAAAAAAGAATCCAAAATGAACAGTTAAATAGAATAATGAAACCTCGTAAAATATTGTGTATTATTGATCaactatttataaaaataaataaataataattataattttaaaagaaaatcttATCGAATCATATTCTATGGTAACTAGATAACATTAAATAgacaaataataattatatttttttctattctatattttttattattattattttattgtaAAGGCAACTTTCATTAGCGACTTACTTGCGTCAGAAGCAATCTCCATTGGTGCATTGTCGTCACTAACCTTTGGTACCGTGTGCTGTAGAGTAACTATCTCTCTCGAACGACGTCGTTTACGAAAGATTAATATAACAATTGCGAACGAAATCGAACATATAGCCGAACAAATTACCACAATTAGAACCCACAAAGCTTTACCCCAATATGGTTTCTTGATCATTTGTTTACAGTCAGATTCTTGACTGTTTGCGTGACCAACAAGTAAACAATTCCCAGTAAACTTCACAACTCGTTTGTTACTAGAAACTACGCTTAAACAAGACGGAAGCCTACCCGTAAACCGATTGCTAGAAATATCGACAAAACCGAGCTTGTTTCCACATTTGATCGAGTTAGGAAGTGACCCACTTAACATATTGGATGCAAGATTCAGATAAGTTAAGTTTGGTAAAAAGAATAAAGCGGATGGGGGTGTACCCGacaaggtgttcgatgaaatgtctaagtgatGAAGTTGATTAAGTTGCCCGAATTGTTCGGGTATGTCGCCCGAAAACGAGTTATTGCTTAAAAGAACTGTGGTAACTTTTTTGGGTAAGTTTGGAAGTTCAGAATCTAGATTGTTATCTCTCAAATCTAGTAACTTTAGATTGGATAATGTGGTTAAATCGGGTAATTCGCCAGAAAGTTGGTTGTGTGAGAGAGCTAAATCTGTGAGTGTTGTGAGTTTGGAAATTGAAGAAGGGAAATGACCCTTTAAATTGTTGTTTTTTAAGCTTAAAATGGTGAGGTTGGATAGTGAATTAAAGTGATCAGGTATGGATTCATTAAAGTAGTTTTTATCTAGTGTTAAGGTTTGAAGCTTTTGTAATCTTGAAATCCCATTTGGGACAGAACCAAACATGAAGTTTGAACTCATGTCCAAGAGTTCAAGTGATCTGAGCCTGTGGATTTTGTGAGGAAGTTGTCCCCAGATTCCTAAAGATACTAAACTAAGAATCTTTAGTGAAGTCAATCTTGTCAATGTGACTATTAAGGAATCAAGTGAGAAAGATTGGGATAATGTTTGGTTTTGAAGTGCAAACCCATGAAAAAAACTGACCTTTGGAAGCTTATCTCCCATGATTTTGAGTTCAGTGACCAAGTTATCTTCACACTTGATGGTTACATGAATATTTGGTGGGAGATTGCAAAAGTCACCAGTGAAAGTTTCCCAATTTGTTAACTGAATTGGGTACTCAAGATGTTTTCTTATTTGGAGAAGAGTTTGGGATTGTGTGGTTTGTGATTCATGTGTTTTTGAGATTAAAAAAGCCCATGAAAGAAAGAGGATGTGGAAGAAGTGGTATGAACTCATTTGGGAAAATGTTGGAATGTTTTCAAGAATCTTGTGATTGGATTTTaagatatgaaaaaaaaaatgtgaaCTTTAAAGATGAAATCCAAGAAAGATGTAAAGAAATGAAGATATGTTGAATGGTAGTTGGTGATGGTCCATGTGGTTGTGGAATATTAattgagtgtgtgtgtgtgtgttagagAGTGATAGGAAAAGGAGAGAAATGGGTGATGGAACTTTGAGTAATGGAGGTGGTTGAATAGTGAACACATGGAAGATGAGAGTTCAAAAGCATTTAGTAGAAAGCTGCTGCCATGGAAGAAGAGAAAGTGTAAGGAgatgagtgtgtgtgtgtgtgtgggtgggGGGGGGGATTTGTAAATATAGATGTTGCACTTTGCAGCCACATAATTGCTTTAATTTAATGTTGCTCATAACTTGGTATTGTGTTAGTACAAAATAAAATATGAGATGTATAATCATGTCTCTTTTGGACATGACATGTTTCATTGAAAAGTTACAATGATGTTGTTCATAATTCAAATTTCTTTACTTCATACAATACAcatgaagatgaagatggtttACATACCATCATACTTTATTAGCGTTTATAATTATATTGCTAAGGATTTGTCATAAATGTTACACGCATTTTTATATCAGTCGTATCAGATTTTACAAATTGATAAGGACTTGTGTATATTTATCCATACAATTATTCATAATTTATATTTGATAAAAATAGCGGAAGCCTCCTTGGTGATGAATAAACCCAAACCCCACCGTCAACGACAAATTGCGTTAATGTTGTGTCTTGTTGCTAACAACCACCTAAGGTCCTTGCCACAAACAACCACTACTTGTTTACTTGTCTTTCTATTGAGACGATTGTGATAGAAAAATgatattaaaaaagaaaacagGAATAATTATACTATCCatattaaaaaggaaaaaaagtaTTAAGCAACGAACTTTGATTTAGGGTGAAATTCAAGGACACAAACTCCTATAAAGAGTGAAAGACAACATTGGCCTTTAGCCCTTTATCTTTACAGAATAATCATGTTGGCCATGTCTAGCAATATTTTAGATTCTCTCAGCCAAACAAAATAATCATTCTGTTCTGAAAAAAAAGTTCATTAAAAGTAAATTATTAGATAGCATATGTGAGACATTTTATTATTTCCAATTTCGGTCTTTAATGcttgtcttttgtttttttaactaaAATTGGCAAGTTTaaactaaaatgacatttttttTCTTTAGAAAGAGATAAAAAAAAGTATAAGAACAAAAATTTAAGCGGTAGCCGCAACCCTTCATGTGGCGGTTGTCAACTGCCATACCGACGAGAGGTTGAGCGACAGAAGCAGTGGTGATTTGGATGGATAGCGCGGTGGTCAGTTGAGAGGAAAAAAGAGATGTGATTGTACAGACAGTTGTACATTCGTGATTAACATAATTAAAAAAGTAAATATGTATGACGTGAGTATGAAGGTCCTCAAACTTCAATAGAGAGTGATTCTTGCTCAAGTAAGGTCCAATTGCACCATTGATGAAACATTAATCCAATTCCCTTTTGGGTTATGTTGAATTGAAATATTAGCCAAATGCAGACTCAATCTTGTGAGTACATATGTCTATCGCTTCCGTCAATCACGTATCGTAGCTATTCAAATGAATCAAGACAAGGTTGAAACTGAAGATTATACATGAAATAAAGCTGGTCCGCACGAACTGCGCCAAACTAGGGTTTGGATGTTGATCCGCACGGATCTGCGCAAGCAGATCCGCACGAATCAAGCGGGTCCGCACCAAGAGGGTTCATTCGTGCCACTTGTAGATCCGCGTATGTTTTGTCCATCCGTGCGAGGTCTTATGCGAACCTAGTGTGTCTATATATAGTGAGCTTACGTCTTTTCATTTGGATCTTTGGATGTTAGAGTAACAAAACTTTGTCATTCAAAATTCtattattttcattttatttgtTATAGTTAAAAATAGGTAAAACATTCAATTTTGGAAAGGTAATAACGCCTCCAAAAGAGTAATCTATAAAAGGTtgagataaaaaaaaattaattctaCCATCATCACACGGACCATCCTTGTAAAATACATTTAAGCTGAAAAGAAAATTAAAGAATCAAAGCATGGAATACTTGGAGCGACTAAGATGCATCAAATGTTATTTAGTGCACTCTAGCAAATGGCATCTCTCCCACatctggtatcagagccatagcgCTCCTGTCATCCCTTTCTAAGGTTTGTTTAGTAAGCTCTGTTGACTGCAGACTTTGCGCTGATCTCTCAATAACTGAACACTAACCTTACAAGGTCTTGTCAGTCTGGTCCGACACGCTGTAGTTCTTATCTTGAGTCCAAAAGAAGCTAGTTAGGTGAGTCGTAAGTCGGAAGGGTCCGCGGTAATTTCCTCAAAGTACGGACTTGAGGATAAAGATAAGAAGTGTTAGAAGTCTAAACCCAGATATGAATCCAGATCAGGGTCTTTCCGGTCAAATTCCAGTTTCCGTCGGTCGTCTGCGTCAAAGATTGATCAGTTATATGAGATCTCTTATATCTCTGATGAATCTAAAGTCCCTATCACTAGTCTACCCTTAGTTAACCCTTATAGTGTCTTCAAAAAACCCCAAAATTCCCTCTCCAAAAAAGTAAAACAACTAGTCGGTTCTGTGTCAAACCCAGTTGTAAAAGAGTTCATGCAAACTTCCAAGTTTGATTCACACCAACTCCCAGCAACAACCTCTGAACACCTCGTCCCTCTCTCTCCCCTCAGATCTTCCAAGGATCTGTCTATCCCAAGGATATACACATATCCACTTCGGTGCCATAAGACTAGCCCTAACCTTCCATGGAAGAAAAGGACTACCTGCGTTCTCTCGTATCGCCCTAGTCGATACTAGATTCGTGGAGTACCAGCATGCCTGCATAGGTACCATCCAGACCACGTTAAACGCCGGAACAGTCTTCGTCACCTTCTATCCCAACTTCAATATGCCTCTCAATGATCCTTCGTTGCTAACAGCCTTGAAAGCCCAGATCCAGATCGGTGGTACGCCACAGGTCAATACCTTTCAGGCCATGTTTCATTACCAGATGGCATATCGTGTCCAAAACCACTCTTTGGACATCATGGTTCCCGGATCGCAGGATAACTCTGGCGATGCTCTACTCATAGACATCGACTCCAACGCCACACCAACCTGCACATATGTTCCTAAACAGTTATCCAGAGAAGAACTTACAAGGCTTCTACCTGAAAAATGGATAACCAATTATGAACAGATCCACCAAGCACCGGTTCAGACAACCACAACCCCTGACTTTGTCCGCCACCAGGATGGACAAGTTGAGGTCAGATTTGCAAGACAAGATCGAAGAGAAATTTTCTCTACGATAAGCATGTTGCAACCGGCAGAGGAACCACACTTCCCGTTCGATGTATATGACTGCCAGGAATGCCTGGACGAAGCATACGAACTTGAGTACAAAGAGGAAaccaaaaggaaaaagaaaaagggATCCCAAAATGCCCTGAAGAAAAGATACGAGGCTAGAGATCCAAATGTTGGTCTGCTTGGAGAACCATCAGGAAAGTGTGACTACTATGTCCTGTATGGTGATTCAAAACCAAAACCCAAACAGACACAACCCTCCAGACCGAGACATCCACCTACCCAGGTAGATGAGTGTTGTATGCTCGGGACAACACCTCCGTTTCCTTCCTCCCCAGAGTACCAAGTTGAATTCCCACCCTTAACCTCTTTCGAGAACACCCAACAAAAAACCAAACATAGCTGGAAAATCAAGAACCCAACAACCGTTGGTGCAACCGGTATTCCTGAGTCAATAACAGCTGCTGAAGCCACCCTGAATTGGCAAAGTGAAAATACTGTTGCCCAAAACAAGGCTCTCAACGCCATCCTAGCTCAACAAAACAATATCACAAAGGCTCATGAAAATCTAACAAGCAGAGTTCAAGAGCTAGAAGGTATCATCTATGAGGTCAAAGCCAAAATACTTGAGCTACATCATGAGCTCCTCCAGCTAGTTCAAAACTCCTCaggaccacaacttccacaaggTCTCCAACAAAAAGAAGCTGAAATGAAATTTCTCAAAGCTCAACTTGCAGATCTTGAGAGACAACACATGCAACAAAAGGCTTCCACCTATGCTGAGGACACATGGAGATTGCCAACAACACCATCTGTGCAAACATCTTTTGATCTTCAACGTTTACCAACATCGCCATTTGTTCAAACCTCCCCATCCTTAAGCCTCTGGTCAAAAGAGCAAGCGGAGATAAAAGCCAGAAAGATTTTGAAAAGCACAATTtttgatgataaaaagaaaacaTCCTGCCCAAAGAAGGAAGCAAAAAAGAACCTTGATGATAGCCCCATCATGGCCTCATCAAAGGCTCCAGAAGTTCTTCCACTCATAGAAGAAAATCATACATCTTCCTTTCTAAAATTTTTGGGCCAAGAAGAAGACAAAGATAAAACAAATGGAGAAAAAATGGATAGCCTGCTAAATCCAGAATCGAATCAGAAGACAAATCCAGACAGAGAGACAATTCTAGGGAAAAGAAAATGGTGTGAACCAGATCAAGAAACAGACCCAGATACAGTTCTGAAGAAAAGGAGACGGTGTGACACGaagaaaacacaaaagaaaaggGTTCGGCACATAAAGATCTCGAGAAGAAAAATAAAGGTGCCTAGCCTGCGTACCAAGGCCAAGCAAATCTGCAAGACCAAGCAAATCTGTATGGTCAAAGACTCCTCCTACCAAAAAAGACACAGGAGAGCTCCGGCACCTCTCGCAAAAGTTCATCTCCTTACAAGCACATATGCAAAGCCCATCCCGGTAATTGCATTTTTTTATACAGGATCATCAGCCTCCCTTTTGAATCCTGCTATTCTCCTAGAAGAATACTGGAGGCCCCATAACCAGACGTTTTACACAGTCAATGGAGAACCCTTCATAATTGATAAGATAAGTATCCCAGTATACTTAAGGCTGTTTCCGTCATGCACAGTCAAACACAGATTCTTGGGGACAGACTCTCACAGAAAAGACTTGCTACTTGGTTTTGATATACTATATCGACTACGAGACCTAAGATACGGAGAAGAAGGTCTTAGATACAAGAAATTCACAAACCCGTGGGTTTCTTTCCCAAGCCTCTACATGGTCTCTCCCACTTCTCTTGACACCATAAAAGCACAAATAATCAAGTCATCATGTGCCTCTAGCCATACAGAGTTTCTCACAAAACACAAATCACCATTATGGCTAAACCCATCATTCTTTGTCTCTCTACCTTTCAAGCAGAATGAAGACATAAACCCGACCAAAGCCAGTCATCCAGGAATGAATCCTGACCATACCCAGCTCGCCATACAAGAATGCCAAGAGCTACTAAAACAAGACTTAATTGAGCTGACAACGTCTCAATGGGCTTGTGAAGCATTTTATGTGAACAAAAGAAGTGAGCAAGTCCGGGGAAAGCTTCGACTGGTGATAAATTACCAACCGCTAAATCATTTCTTAGCTGATGATAAATTTCCCCTACCTCAAAAGAAGTCCCTTTTCCAATCACTAGTAAATGCAAGGGTCTTATCAAAATTCGATCTAAAGGCAGGGTTTTGGCAATTGGGAATCAAGCCAGAAGACAGGCCAAAGACAGCTTTCTGCATCCCAAACCACCATTATCAATGGAAGGtaatgccttttggtttaaaaaatgctcCATCCGTTTTCCAAAAGGCAATGGTGCGAATCTTTGCACCAATCCTCGATAACGTCCTTATATACATCGATGATATTCTCCTATTTTCCGAAGATGAAGACTCACATGTCGTGTTACTTGAAAAATTTCATGACATTGTGAAACACTATGGAATCATGCTTTCAGAAAAGAAAATGGAGATAGGAGTCACGACCATTGATTTTTTGGGCATGAAAATCACCGATGGGATGTACCAGCCACAACCACACATCGCCCAGGAACTCCATCGTTTCCCCGACAAGCTGACGTCACAAAAAGAGGTGCAACAGTTCCTTGGATTGGTCAATTATATGGCAGATTTTCTGCCAAGATTGTCTAATCATACA encodes the following:
- the LOC118487671 gene encoding probable inactive leucine-rich repeat receptor-like protein kinase At3g03770, whose translation is MSSYHFFHILFLSWAFLISKTHESQTTQSQTLLQIRKHLEYPIQLTNWETFTGDFCNLPPNIHVTIKCEDNLVTELKIMGDKLPKVSFFHGFALQNQTLSQSFSLDSLIVTLTRLTSLKILSLVSLGIWGQLPHKIHRLRSLELLDMSSNFMFGSVPNGISRLQKLQTLTLDKNYFNESIPDHFNSLSNLTILSLKNNNLKGHFPSSISKLTTLTDLALSHNQLSGELPDLTTLSNLKLLDLRDNNLDSELPNLPKKVTTVLLSNNSFSGDIPEQFGQLNQLHHLDISSNTLSGTPPSALFFLPNLTYLNLASNMLSGSLPNSIKCGNKLGFVDISSNRFTGRLPSCLSVVSSNKRVVKFTGNCLLVGHANSQESDCKQMIKKPYWGKALWVLIVVICSAICSISFAIVILIFRKRRRSREIVTLQHTVPKVSDDNAPMEIASDARVVSEASEPGGTQVSTSCRVFSMEDLVEATSNFDQSVFLGEGSIGKVYKGRLENGSYVAIRSLSLFKKCSKRNLKVRLDLISKLRHPHLVSFLGYCIDDSGVEDSTSSRIFLVYEYVSNGNFRAFLSENASERVLKWPDRLAVLIGVAKAVHFLHSGVIPASSSNRLKTNNILLDDYRIAKLSDYGMSVITGELEKLEAKGDGSKSWRLKKLADDVYDFGFILLEALVGPVVSGKGEAFLLNEMTSFGSQDGRQRIVDPIVLTTCSQESLSIVISITNKCISPEPTNRPSFEDVLWNLQYAAQVQTTADLDLKSDGASLC